In Nicotiana tabacum cultivar K326 chromosome 21, ASM71507v2, whole genome shotgun sequence, one DNA window encodes the following:
- the LOC107759935 gene encoding UBP1-associated protein 2C-like produces MDLLKKRKLEDNGVITDVPVTSRLTIEDARKILESVTPEQMLEILQTAVVRHADVLDQVRVIADRDTTQRKLFIRGLGWETNTEKLKAIFGNYGELEEAVVITDKATGKSKGYGFVTFKHVDGALLALKEPSKKIDGRMAVTQLASAGIQGGPGGGSTNNPVDVSARKIYVANVPYDMQAERILQHFCMYGEIEEGPLGFDKATGKSKGYALFVYKTAEAAKASLVDPVKNIDGHQLNCKLAIDGKKGGKPGGGAQAQTDGHVDQVGPGQYGGPSGITGYGGFPGHSTFGGPGGHGLNSAYGSGNGIGVGGPGGGSSYGGSQPGGSVSGGGYGGPYGGGGGSHYGGPGSAGYGALASSATGGGGGYGGPGALGGGGYGGTGALGGGGLSGVGGALGGAGRGSSMYGLPPSSTGLASGDYPPQGPHYSQQNQVPGVSPAPRVAPGGMYQGMHSYY; encoded by the coding sequence ATGGACCTTTTGAAGAAACGAAAGCTCGAGGATAACGGCGTTATCACCGACGTCCCCGTTACCAGTAGACTCACAATCGAAGACGCACGGAAGATTCTAGAATCAGTCACCCCCGAACAAATGCTTGAAATCCTACAAACCGCTGTTGTACGTCACGCCGACGTTTTAGACCAAGTACGAGTAATCGCCGATCGCGACACGACTCAGCGGAAGCTCTTCATTCGCGGACTCGGCTGGGAAACGAATACAGAAAAACTTAAAGCGATTTTTGGTAATTATGGCGAGTTAGAAGAAGCCGTTGTAATTACCGATAAAGCCACTGGTAAAAGCAAAGGTTACGGGTTCGTTACGTTTAAGCATGTTGATGGAGCTTTACTTGCTTTGAAGGAGCCGAGTAAGAAGATTGATGGACGAATGGCAGTGACTCAGCTCGCGTCAGCTGGGATTCAAGGTGGGCCTGGCGGCGGGAGTACCAATAATCCGGTGGATGTTTCGGCGAGGAAGATTTATGTAGCGAATGTGCCGTATGATATGCAGGCCGAGAGGATTTTACAGCATTTTTGTATGTATGGGGAAATAGAGGAAGGGCCATTAGGGTTTGATAAGGCGACTGGGAAGTCGAAAGGGTATGCTTTGTTTGTGTATAAGACGGCGGAGGCAGCTAAGGCTTCGCTAGTGGATCCTGTTAAGAATATTGATGGGCATCAATTGAATTGTAAGCTAGCTATTGATGGGAAGAAAGGGGGGAAGCCTGGAGGAGGAGCTCAGGCTCAAACGGATGGTCATGTTGATCAGGTTGGCCCGGGCCAGTATGGTGGGCCTAGTGGGATTACTGGTTATGGTGGATTTCCAGGGCATTCAACCTTTGGTGGGCCTGGCGGACATGGGCTCAATTCGGCATACGGTAGTGGGAATGGTATAGGTGTGGGTGGTCCCGGTGGTGGTTCATCTTATGGTGGGAGCCAACCTGGGGGTTCTGTTAGTGGTGGTGGGTATGGTGGTCCATATGGTGGAGGTGGGGGGTCTCATTATGGTGGGCCTGGTTCAGCTGGATATGGCGCGTTGGCCAGTAGTGCTACTGGTGGTGGTGGTGGATATGGCGGTCCTGGGGCATTGGGAGGTGGTGGATATGGCGGCACTGGGGCGCTGGGAGGTGGTGGATTAAGTGGGGTTGGTGGTGCATTAGGCGGTGCAGGCCGTGGCTCTTCAATGTATGGGTTACCCCCAAGCTCAACTGGGTTGGCTTCAGGAGATTATCCACCACAGGGTCCTCATTACAGTCAACAAAACCAAGTGCCCGGGGTATCACCTGCACCTAGAGTTGCACCTGGGGGTATGTACCAGGGGATGCATTCATACTACTGA